One Mesotoga sp. Brook.08.105.5.1 genomic region harbors:
- a CDS encoding four helix bundle protein yields the protein MTYSYEKLDVYKLSMAFAHDFYQTVSSFPDYEKFGLSSQLRRAVISVPSNIAEGSGRQHKKEYAQSSSFSLKAPSGRS from the coding sequence ATGACCTATTCTTACGAAAAACTCGACGTCTACAAACTCAGCATGGCCTTCGCTCATGATTTCTATCAGACTGTCTCTTCATTCCCTGATTATGAAAAGTTTGGCCTTTCTTCCCAGCTTAGAAGAGCCGTAATATCCGTTCCCTCTAATATCGCTGAGGGTTCAGGAAGGCAGCACAAAAAGGAATATGCCCAGAGTTCCTCTTTCTCTCTAAAGGCTCCCTCAGGGAGGTCATAA